CGACGATGCCCGGAATCGGTTCGATGCCAGAAGACGACGAACTCTGCCTCTCGTGGGCAGGGATGCACGGCACTGGGTACGCCAACATGGCGATCACCCACACCGACTGCCTCATCGCAATCGGCACCCGGTTCGACGACCGCTTGACCGGCGGCATCGACACCTTCGCACCGGAAGCAGAGGTCGTCCACGTCGACATCGACCCGGCGGAAATTTCGAAGAACATCCACGCAGACTACCCAGTCGTCGGCGACGCCGGCACTGCCATCGAGAAAATCGACAGCGAGATGGAACACAGTCCGGACGCCCGTGAGTGGCGTGAACAGTGCCTGACGTGGAAAGACGAATACCCGATGGACTACGCAGCACCCGACGACGAACCACTGAAACCGCAGTTCGTCGTCGAGGCGCTGGACGAAGCGACCCCTGACGAGACAATCGTCACGAGCGGTGTCGGTCAACACCAGATGTGGGCCGCGCAGTACTGGACGTTCCGCGACCCACGTCGCTGGGTCTCGTCGCACGGACTCGGCACGATGGGGTACGGCCTCCCGGCCGCCATCGGTGCCCGACTCGCCGCGGACGACGACGAGACGGTCGTCTGTATCGACGGCGACGCCTCGTTCCTGATGACGATTCAGGAGCTGTCGGTCGCCGTTCGTGAGGACCTCGACATCACCATCGCCATCCTGAACAACCAGTACATCGGGATGGTTCGCCAGTGGCAGGACGCCTTCTTCGAAGGTCGCCACATGGCCGCCGGCTACGAGTGGTGCCCGCAGTTCGACAAACTCGCAGAGGCGTTCGGCGCCCGCGGGTGGACTGTCGACTCCTACGAGGAGGTTCCGGACGCCATCGAAGAGGCGCTCGCGTACGACGGCCCGTCGGTCATCGACTTCCACGTCGACCCGTCGGAGAACGTCTACCCGATGGTCTCCTCTGGCGCACCGAACGGAAAATTCGCTCTCTCGGAGGACCAACTATGAGTGACAAGCAGACTGGACTGCAGGGGCCAAGACCTGAAGAACGGCCCCACCCTGACGGGCGACGGAACGCCCAGGGAATCCGTATCGACCCCAAAGCCGAGTCGGAACACGAACCACGGCGGACGGTCCTGTCGGCCATCGTCGAGGACGAACCCGGTGTCCTCTCACGCGTCGCCGGCCTCGCCGCCCGCCGACAGTTCAACATCGAGAGCCTCACCGTGGGGCCGACCACCGTCGAGGGTCACTCCCGTATCACGATGGTCGTCGAAGAACCCGACCCCGGTATCGACCAGATAGAGAAGCAACTCGCAAAACTCAAGCCCGTCATCTCCATCGGCGAACTGGACGACGACGCCATCCGTGCGGAACTCGTCCTCCTGAAGGTTCGCGGTGAAGACCCCGACAAGGTTCACGCAATCACGGAGATGTACGGCGGTACAACGCTCGATGCAGGTACGGACACTATCACGGTCCAACTCACCGGCGACGAGCGCAAGATAGACGACGCTGTGGACGCGTTCCGTCGATTCGGCATCATCGAAATCGCCCGAACCGGCCAGACCGCCCTCGCCCACGGCGCCAAGAAGACCGTCCCCGGAGAGGAACCCGGAACCTCCGGCGAACCGACGAAACCTACCACAAACACCCAATGACTGAATTCACCACGACTGTATACTACGACGACGACGCAGACCGCTCGCAGATCGACGACAAGACCGTGGCCGTCCTCGGCTACGGCAGCCAGGGCCACGCCCACGCGCAGAACCTCGCTGACAGCGGTGTCGACGTGGTCGTTGGCCTCCGTGCCGACTCTTCGTCCCGTGCTGCTGCACGCGAAGATGGACTCCGCGTCGCGACGCCCGTCGAGGCTGCCGCAGAGGCAGACATCGTCTCCGTCCTCGTCCCCGACACCGTCCAACCGGCCGTCTTCGAAGAGATTCGCGACGAACTCGAACCCGGTGACACGCTCCAGTTCGCCCACGGGTTCAACATCCACTACAACCAGATTCGACCCCCAGAAGACGTCGACGTGACGCTCGTCGCACCGAAGTCACCCGGTCACCTCGTCCGCCGGAACTACGAGAGCGGAGAGGGAACGCCCGGCCTCATCGCCGTCTATCAGGACACGACTGGAGACGCCAAAGATGAGGCACTGGCGTACGCCCACGCCATCGGCTGCACTCGTGCGGGTGTCATCCAGACCTCGTTCCGCGAGGAGACCGAGACCGACCTGTTCGGTGAGCAGGCCGTCCTCTGTGGCGGCGTCACCTCGCTCGTCAAGCAGGGCTACGAGACGCTCGTCGACGCGGGCTACTCCCCAGAGATGGCCTACTTCGAGTGCCTGAACGAACTGAAGCTCATCGTCGACCTGATGTACGAAGACGGACTCGGCGGCATGTGGCACTCTGTCTCCGACACCGCGGAGTTCGGTGGCCTGACCCGTGGCGACCGCATCGTCGACGAACACAGTCGCGAGCGCATGGAAGAAGTGCTCGAAGAGGTCCAAGACGGCACGTTCGCCCGTGAGTGGATTCTGGAGAACCAGGCGGGTCGCCCGTCGTACTCCCAGCTGAAGGAAGCCGAAGAGAACCACGACATCGAGGAAGTCGGCGCCCGTCTCCGCGAACTGTTCGCGTGGGCCGACGAGGACGACGACACAGAGAAAGCAGAAGCACCAGCAGACGACTGACAACACCCACCCAATGACACGAAAGAAAAAACGAGACGACGCATCTGAACGAATGCGTGACGTCAGTCACACGAACCCGTACACCGGCGAGACGTTCACCACGGTGTACGAACGTGGGCCGGCAGTCACCGACGGGAGTGGTGCGTCCGACTCGACGCCCGAGATGACTGGCGGTTCCGAGACGATGGAAGACGTCGACCACACGCCCCGAAACGGCGATGGTGCGAACCGCGTCTGGAAACGCGGCAAACCGGAGGACGACTCGGAAGAACACAGCGAAAGTGAGACCGCCTCTGGAGACGTAGGTGGCGGAGATGAGTGAGGGAACGCTTTACGACAAGGTGTGGGAAGAACACACCGTCTCCGAACTGCCGACAGGCCAGACGCAGCTGTTCTGTGGCCTGCACCTCATCCACGAGGTGACGAGCCCACAGGCGTTCGGGATGCTCCAAGAACGCGACCTCGAGGTCGCCTATCCCGAGCGAACGCACGCGACAGTCGACCACATCGTCCCAACCTCGGACCAGTCGCGGCCGTTCCGTGACGACGCGGCCGAGGAGATGATGTCCGAACTCGAACAGAACGTCCGCAACGCGGGCATCAACTTCTCTGACCCGACCTCCGGCGACCAGGGTATCGTCCACGTCATCGGGCCAGAGCAGGGGCTCACCCAACCCGGCATGACCATCGTCTGTGGTGACAGCCACACCTCGACCCACGGCGCGTTCGGTGCGCTGGCGTTCGGTATCGGGACGAGCCAAATCCGCGACGTACTGGCGACCCAGACCGTCGCGATGGAGAAGAAGAAAGTTCGAAAAATCGAGGTCACCGGTGAACTCGGCCCGGGCGTCGAAGCGAAAGACGTCATCCTCGAAATCATCCGTCGGCTGGGAACCGAAGGCGGCGTCGGCTACGTCTACGAGTACGCCGGCGAGGCCATCGAGAACCTCGACATGGAAGGTCGGATGAGTATCTGCAACATGTCCATCGAGGGCGGCGCTCGCGCGGGCTACGTCAACCCCGACGAGACCACCTACGAGTGGCTGAAGCAGACCGACTACTTCCAGAACAACCCCGAGAAGTTCGACGAACTCAAGCCGTACTGGGAGTCCATCCGCTCCGACGAGGACGCCGAGTACGACGACGTCGTCACCATCGACGGGTCGGAACTCGAACCCGTCGTCACGTGGGGGACCACGCCCGGACAGGGCGTCGGCATCACCCAACCCATCCCGGCACCCGAAGACCTGCCCGAAGAGAAGCAGGACACGGCCCGGATGGCACAAGAACACATGCGGGTCACGCCCGGCGAGACGATGGAAGGCTACAAAATCGACGTCGCCTTCCTCGGTTCGTGTACCAACGCCCGGATGCCCGACCTGCGCCGCGCCGCAGAGGTCGTCAAAGGACGCCAAGTCGCAGACAGCGTTCGTGCGATGGTCGTCCCCGGCAGTCAGCGCGTCAAGGCCGCCGCCGAAGCGGAGGGTCTCGACAAAGTGTTCAAAGACGCCGGCTTCGAGTGGCGAGAAGCAGGGTGTTCGATGTGTCTCGGCATGAACGAAGACCAACTGCAGGGTGACGAGGCGTCTGCGTCCTCGTCGAACCGCAACTTCATCGGTCGGCAGGGGTCGAAAGACGGCCGCACCGTCCTGATGAACCCGCGCATGGTCGCCGCGGCGGCCATCACTGGGGAAGTGACTGACGTCCGCGAACTGAAGGAGGTGAGCACGGTATGACCGACGAGATTCCAGAGATCCATTCGGCCTCCGGGTCGGGCGTTCCCATCCGTGGCAACGACATCGACACGGACCAGATTATCCCAGCGCGGTTCATGAAGGTCGTCACGTTCGACGGCCTCGGTGAGTTCGCGTTCTTCGACCAGCGCTACGACGAGAACGACGACCCCAAAGACCATCCGATGAACGAGGCGCACTTCCAGGACGCCTCCATCATGGTCGTCAACGCCAACTTCGGCTGTGGGTCTTCGCGCGAACACGCCCCACAGGCGCTCATGCGCTGGGGTATCGACGCCATCATCGGCGAGTCGTTCGCCGAAATCTTCGCCGGCAACTGTCTCGCACTCGGCATCCCGACGGTCACGGCCGACCACGACACCATCGTCGAACTCCAGGCGTGGGTCGACGAGAACCCCGACGGCGACATCGACGTCGACGTCGAGAACGAGACGGTCACCTACGGCGACGAGACGGTCGACGTCACCGTCGACGACGCACAGCGGAAGGCGCTCACCGAGGGCGTCTGGGACACGACGGCGCTCATGAAGTCGAACGCCGACGCAGTCGCCGAGAAAGCACGCTCGCTCCCCTACATCGATGACTGAGGAAATCGTCGTCATCCCCGGCGATGGCATCGGGAGCGAGGTCATTCCAGCGGCTGTGGACGTACTCGAAGCGGTCGGTGACTTCGAGTTCGTCGAAGCGGACGCTGGCGACCACGTCAAAGAAGCGACGGGCGAGGCGCTCCCACAGGAGACGTACGACCTCGTCGCCGAGTCGGATGCGACGCTGTTCGGTGCCGCCGGTGAGACGGCCGCCGACGTCATCCTCCCGCTTCGTACCGCTGTCGATTCGTTCGTCAACGTTCGGCCGGCGAAAGCCTACCCCGGCGTCGACGCACTCCGCCCGGAGACGGACCTCGTCTTCCTCCGGGAGAACACCGAAGGCGTCTACTCGGGTCATGAAGACCGCCTCTCCGACGACCTCTCGACGCTCACCCGCGTCGTGACCACGTCGGCATCCGAGCGACTCGCAGAGTACGCCTGTGACTTCGTTGGCGGCGAAGGCGGCCACTTCCAGGTCGCGCACAAGGCGAACGTGATGCGCGAGACCGACGGCCGATTCCGTGACGCCGTCGTCTCCGTCGCCGAGAAGCGTGGCGTCGAGACCGAAGAAGTCCTGATGGACGCATTCGCGACGCGCGTCTGTCTCGACCCGACGCAGTTCGACACCATCGTCTGTCCGAACCTCGCGGGCGACGTGCTGTCTGACCTCGCTGCCGGTCTCGTCGGTGGCCTCGGTCTGCTCCCGTCGGCCAACATCGGCCCGGAAACGGCCCTGTTCGAACCGGTCCACGGCTCCGCACCCGACATCGCTGGCGAAAGCATCGCCAACCCAGCAGCGACGATTCTCTCGGCCGCGATGTTGCTCGACTACCTCGACTACGGTGAGGAGGCCGACCGAGTTCGCTCGGCCGTCGAAGGCGTCCTCGAAGACGGCCCACGCACGCCCGACCTCGGTGGCGACGCATCCACTGAGGATGTGACGGCAGCGATTCTGGACCGTCTGTAACCCACCCCTCACGAACCGCGCGCCGACTGAACGCTTTTTCCGGACTACACGCTCACTCGCTCGACTGCAGTGTATCACGTCTGTGAGCTATCGGTTCGGCGCTTTCCGCTGCTCTCTGGGAGCCACCTCTGTTCGAGTCGGGGACGAGCCGATTTTCGTTCCTGTGTGAAATCCACCAATTACGAACACATTCACTCGAAATCCAACATAAACAATTAACACCGCTCGTTACCCTACGTTCCAACCAACGAGGAACAGCTATCGATGTTACCAGCAGAGCGAAAACGCCGTATCGTCGAACTCGTCTCCGAGTCTGACGGTCGCTCGGTCGAGGACCTCTCCGAGGACCTCGGCTATTCGAAGGCGACGATACGCCGTGATTTGCGCGAACTCGAAGACCGTGGGCTCGTCGAACGGTCACACGGCGGGGCCGTCCCCGTAACCTCCGTCGCCCGCGAACAGACCTACGGGCAAAAAGAAGTACAGAACCTCGACGGGAAACGCGCAATCGCGGAACGCGCCGTCGAGGAACTCGGAGAGGGGCAGGTCGTCTTCTTCGACGCGGGCACGACGACGATGGAAGTCGCCCGAACGGTTCCGAAAGACGGGTCGATTCTGGCCGTCACCAACTCACCACGACTCGCCATCGAACTCAACGAAGGGGACAACGAGGTGAAACTCACCGGCGGAACGCTCCGACGGCGGACGAAAGCACTCGTCGGGCCGACCGCAGAAGCGTTCATGAAGCGGACGAACTTCGACGTGCTCGTTCTGGGGACGAACGCCTTCGACATCGAGTCGGGACTCACGACGCCGAACGAAGACGAGGCCCGCATGAAGGAACTGATGGTCGAGAAGTCTGCGAAAGTCATCCTCGTCGCCGACACGTCGAAACTCGGCCGTCGGAGCTTCGTCAAATTCGCATCGCTCGAAGACATCGACCTGTTCATCACTGACGACGAACTCGACCCAGCGACGCGCGAGGAGATCGAGAGCGCTGGCGTCGACGTCGTCGACGGAGTTGCACGATGATTTTCACTGTTACACCAAACCCTGCAGTAGACCACACGATTCACTTCGACGAACCGCTCCAACCCGGCGTCGTCCACCGAACCGACGACGCGGTGTTCACCGCCGGCGGAAAAGGTATCAACGTCGCCAAGTACGTCTCGGCGCTCGGCGTCGACGCCACGGCCTCCGGATTCCTCGGCGGCCACTTTGGCAAGTTCGTCCGTGACCGTCTCGAAGCGGACGACATCGCCACCGACTTCGTGAACATCGACGACAACACGCGACTGAACACGACGGTCCTCGCCGAAGATGGCGAGTACAAACTCAACCACAACGGTCCGCACATCACCGCATCCGACGTGGACGAACTCGTCGAAGCGGCGCAGGCGAACGAACCCGATACACTCCTCGTCGGCGGGAGTCTTCCGGGTGGTATGCCCCTTTCAGCGGTCGACAGACTCGCCCACGCAGGTGACTGGCGGACTGCAGTCGACATGGGCGGGAAGTACCTCGCGGACCTCGAAGCCGACTACATCGTCTGCAAGCCCAACCGTTCGGAACTCGCAGAAGCTACCGGCCGAACCGTCGAGACGAACGAAGACGCGATTGCGGCCGCACGAGAACTCCGTGATGGACAGTTCGAGTACGTGCTGGCCTCACTCGGTGGCGACGGTGCAGTCCTCGTCACCGAAGACGACGTGCTGTCCGCGCCCGCACTCGACGTAGAAGTCGTCGACACCGTCGGCGCTGGCGACGCCATCCTCTCGGGGTTCATCGCAGGACTCGAACACGGGAAGAGCGACGCAGACGCACTTCGCATGGGTATCCTCACCGCCGCCCGCGTCGTCGGCGTCGCGGGAACTCGGGTTCCGCATCTCGAAGACGTCCTGACGAACGAAACACACGTCGAAGTGACCACGATTCGAGACTGAGCGATTCCTCTCTCGTCTTTTGTGAGTCACAACTCGGTCAGAAACGAACATCAGTTCTGGCGCTGGTATGTCGGAGTCGTGAGACCGAGGACGGCAGTGGTGGTCTGGGCGCCGTTCGAGGTGGTTTCGAGGATACGTTTTCCACACTCGAAGCCAAACACCACCTATGGCCGAACGAACTCTCTCCGGTATCGGTGTGACACCACTCTCTGGAGTCGGGACCGTCGTCTGGTACCACCCGGACGCCGACCTTCCAGACCCACCAGCCCCCGAAGACGTCGACGCCGAGGCCGAGCTCGACCGATTCGACGAGGCACGGACCGTTGCCGAAGACGAGTTGAAGACGGAGCGGGCACGCACTGCCGAACGAGTCGGTGAGGAGGAGGCCGCGGTGTTCGACGCGCACGTGCAGTTCCTCAACGACCCACAGATTACCGACGGCGTCACCGACGCCATCGAAGGCGGATTACCCGCGGAACACGCCGTCCAAGAGACCTTCTCCACGTTCGTCGAGCAGTTCGAGAACATGGGAGGACGGATGGGTGAGCGTGCAGACGACCTGCGCGACATCCGCGACCGACTCGTGCGCGTCCTCTCGGACGGCGACCGGGTCGACCTCTCGTCGCTCCCGAAGGGGAGCGTCGTCGTCGCCGAACGACTCACACCGAGCGACACGGCACAACTCGACCCCAAGCGAGTTGCAGGGTTCGTCACCGTGACGGGCGGCCGAACCTCCCACGCAGCCATCTTTGCTCGGTCACTCGCGTTGCCTGCAATCGTGGGTGTCGGCGACGAACTGACGTCCATCGAAGACGGGACGGATGTCGTCGTCGACGGCGAAGCGGGCGACCTCATCGTCGATCCTGACGACGAGACGAAAGCGGCCGCTGCCGCCGATGCCGACGTACACGTCCGGAGTGGCCCGGTGGAGACGGCAGACGGCGTTGGCATCGAAGTCGCGGCCAACGTCGGAACGGCGGCCGACCTCGAACCCGCAGTCGACCGCGGGGCCGACGGCATCGGCCTGTTCCGAACCGAATTCCTCTTCCTCGACCGTGAGTCGCCGCCGGACGAACAAGAGCAGTTCGAGGCGTACGTCGAGGCGCTGGAATCGTTCGACCACAGTCGGGTCGTCGTTCGAACTCTCGACATCGGAGGCGACAAACCGGTTCCGTATTTGGACCTGCCCGAAGAAGAGAACCCCTTCCTCGGCGAGCGCGGAATCCGTCGGTCACTCGGCCCCGACGCGGACCTCTTCGAGACACAAGTTCGGGCACTCTTGCGTGCCGCTGGAAGCGCAGACGGGACGCGTCTCTCGGTGATGCTTCCGCTCGTGGCGACGCTCGAGGAACTCCACGACGCCCGCGACCAGTTCGACTCGGTCGCCGCCGACCTCGCCGACGAAGGCATCGTCCACGAGATGCCAGAGTTCGGCATCATGATAGAGACGCCTGCAGCGGCGTTCATGGCCGACCGCTTCGCGCCGCACGTCGACTTCTTCAGTATCGGGACGAACGACCTCGCCCAGTACGTGATGGCTGCCGAACGGGGCAACGAACGCGTCTCCGACCTCGGCGACTATCGCCAACCGGCAGTCCTGCAAGCCATCGACGCCACCGTCTCGGCCGCCGACGGACACGACTGTTGGGTCGGCATGTGCGGCGAGATGGCTGGCGACCCGGACCTCACCGAACTCCTCGTCGGCCTCGGGTTGGACGAACTGAGCATGAGCGCAGTCACGGTCCCACACGTGAAGGAGGCCGTGACGAAAACAGACACTGCAGCGGCCGAAGCACTCGCTGCACACGTCCTCGCTGCCGACACGAAAGCGGAAGTCACTGCCCGATTGACGACTGGCGACACCCCGGCTCAGGAAAATTAACTCGGTAGTGAACGAACGAGAACGTGCAAAATCGAAACCGGTTTCCCATAGATTATTACCTTCGCGTTCGTTGCCGAAACACGAGGTGAACGTATAATGCCGTTCTACGGCGGGGAGGAACTCGCCACTGTATACGACGAGGCGCTCGACGAAGGGTTCGGACTCATCGCGAGTAACGTCGCGGAACCGAACGTCATGATGGGTCTCATGGAGGGTGCCGACCGAATGAACTCGGACCTCCTGTTGCAACTCAGCGGTGGTGCCTGCAAGTTCGCCGGTAACGGTGACCCGGTTGCGGGCCTGAAAGCCATGGGGACGTACATCGAGACTATCGCCGAGCAGTACGACATCGGCGTCTTCCTCAACATGGACCATCAGACGAACCTCGAGTTCATCGAACAACAGATAGAACTCGATATCCCGTCGTCTATCATGATCGACGCCTCCCACGAACCGTTCGACGAGAACGTCGCGACGAGTCGTGAAGTCGTCGAGATGGTCGACGCCGCCGACTCCAACATCCTCATCGAGGCCGAACTCGGCCAAATCAAGGGTGTCGAAGACGAAATCGAGGCCGAAGAGGCGTTCTACACGGACCCCGAACAGGCCGTCGAGTTCGTCGATAAGACGGGCGCAGACCTGCTCGCCATCTCCGTCGGTACGCAACACGGCGTCGCCAAGGGCAAGGACCTCGAACTCCGTCCGGACCTCGCCCACGACATCCGACAGGAGCTCAGAGACCACGGCCTCGACACGCCGCTCGTCCTCCACGGGTCTTCGGGCGTCCAACCCGACCAACTGCAGGAGATGCTCAAACACGGCATCTGCAAGGTCAACAAGGACACGCGCTACCAGTACGAGTACACGCGCACCGCCTACGACCTCTACCGTGAGACTCCCGAAGCCATCGTCCCGCCGGAAGGCGTCGAGGACGCTCGTGACACGTTCTTCAACGAGACCGAGTGGTCGCCAGACAAATCGGTGTTCGACCCTCGTGTCGTCGGCCGCGACATCCGCGAGCGCATCGCAGACGTTCACGCTGGCCTGACGGAAGTCTCCGGCAGCGCCGGGCAGACGCTGTTCAAGTAACGCCACGTCGTTCCAGTTGGCGGCACCCGGTCCGCCGTCTCTTTTCGTGCAGTTCGACTTGTCGCTGATTCGCCTCTCGTCTCCTCGCTGGTCGACTGACGTGACTTCCCCAGTCGCTTAAGGTGTCACATAGCGTGAGAGTAGGTATGCCACAAGTGCACCTCGACGACGCGACAGTCGAGCGACTCGACAACCTCCGAGAAGAAGACGAAGACTACGACGAGCTCATCAACGAACTGATGAACATCTACGAAGCGAGCGAGCGGACGATGTTCCACAGTGGCGACGAGTACTGAGTCGGACGCCCCGCAAACTCGTCGACGTCTCGTCGTGCGACTGGTGTGTTACTCCTGATATGCGACTCTGACCTGTTCCCACTTACCTTTCGTTTCGAGGTGTTCCTGGAGCGCGTCCGCGTAGGCTTGCGTGAGTCGCTCTGCGTCTTCCAGCTTCTCTTGTTGACTCTGTTTGCCACCGTCGCCGAGGCCGAGCGCCCCTTTGATCGAGTCGACGATGCCGCCGCCGGACGACGAATCTTGCTGGCCGCCACCCATCGCGCCCATCTGTTTGCGGATGTTGTCGAGTTCGGGGATTATCTGCGGAACTTTCTCGGTGTTCGCGACGATTCGCGCCGAGTCAGGGTCGTCTGCGTTTTCGATTTCGAACTCTGTGGCCGTCATGATGAGTCCCCACTCCTGACTGGAGAACCGAGAGTTCATCACGTGGTCGTTGAATTCGCGGTCCACCGTCATCCGGTCGCCCACGATACTGTCTGTCCAGTGTACCATGCGCACACGTCGTCGTCCAGTCAGTATCAGAGTTGCGGGGCAGAGTCGACCACCGCCCGACGGTTTCTGCGGTGACCGACGGCCACGCTGGTTTAATGCGATTGGGTGACCTTTCCATCTCATGGAGCGGTACGACCTCCTGTACCGACTGTACGGGAATTTCGACGCAGACGCAGTCCGTGAAGCACAGGACTTCGTCGACCTCTTGCCACCACTCGACTCTGCGGTGGCGCTTTCACACTGGCAGGAGGTCGACGACGAGTTGAGCGAGAAGAAAGACCGCATTCGACGCGGGTTTCCAAACGGCGACCGGTACGCCGAACTCGCCGCTCGCGCCACGAGAGACCAGGCGTTCACCGCACTCGACCTGTTCACGAAGTACGGCCGAGCAGTCAACGCACTCGTCCTCGACGTCGACGAGACGCTTCGGTCGGCGGGCCGAACTGACAACGAGATTCCGCGTGAAGTTCTCCACCTCCTCACCGAGTTCCACGAGACAGACGTCCCCATCGTCATCTGCACGGGCCAGACCCTGGAGAACGTCAAAGGCTTCGCCATTCAGGGCCTTGGGAACGAACTCGTCCACTCCGGTGACGTGAGCATCGTCTACGAAGCAGGAACCGGAGTGTTCACGCCCGGCCACAGGTCGAACACGAAGCGCCTCCTGTACGAGACGCTCGACGACTCGGTTCAGTCGGTCTTCGCGTCGGTCCGTGGTCGCGTGATTCGTGACCTCCCGGAGGGTCTCCGTGGTTGTGTTCACCTTCAGGGCAACGAGTTCAACGTCACGCTCAAGCCCAACTTCGAGACCGGAAGCGACGACGCAGCGAGAGTCATCGACGACTCACTCGTGTACATGTTAGACCTCCTCGGTGAGGCCGTCACAGACGACGCCGACGGACCGACGTGGACCCGGGCGTACTACGCCGCCAGAGACCCAGAAATCGAGGGTGTCCTCGCTGACCGCGACGAACGTCCTGACCCGGACACGACGGTCCCTGACGCAGTCGTCGAGACGCTCGACCGAGTGACAGTCGCGTACTACCAGGCCGACGCCGCCGAACTCTCGGCAGTCGACTTGAACAAGGCAGCAGGTGTCGAGGCCGCACTCGACGTACTCGGCGTGGACGACCCGTTCGTTCTGGTCATGGGCGATTCTAAGTCGGACCTCGACGTGATGCGATGGGCCGCTTCGGGCGACCGCGGCATCGCTGCTGCACCCGACCACTCGTCACCCGGTGTGCTCGACCACGTTCGTCAGACCGACAGCCTCGTCTTCGACCGGGGAGATGCTGCGTCGATGCTCAGAACCGCCTACGCACTCAACCTCCTCGTCGACTGAGCAGGCAGCGCGGGATACTGGACGAAAGGAAAGTGTGGGGGCAGTGAGTGGTGTCTTCGTTGGACACCCGGTTACCGAGTTTGTGCGACTACACCGTGCAGGTCTTGCCAGAATCGCCGTCTGTGTGCGTCGATTCGTCGGTGTTGTCGGTCGGTGTCGACTCGTCGCTGGTGGACGACTCGTCGTCCGTGGTAGTCTCGGTGTCGTTGCTGTCGTTGCTGTCGTTCGACGACGAGTCGTCACTGGAGTTCGAGTCGTCGGTGATGGACGAACTGTCGCTGGACGTGCTACTCGAAGAGCGTCGACTCTTCTTCTTCGACGACGAACTGGTGTCGGCCGCTGTGTCGTCGGGTGTCTCGACTGTTCCCATCGTACTGTCGGCACTGTCACCGTCTGAACTCGAATCGTCGCTCTTCGTCGACGAGTCGTCGGCGATAACGGGTTCTTCGGCTTCGTTCGTATCGACTGAGGTCGTGTCGTCGGTCGGTTCTGTCGCCTCAGAACCGAGGTTGGCGCTTGCTTCGGTCGTCTTATCGGACGTATCAGGTGTGTTCAACCCGCCCGAGAGGAGCGCGAACGCGACGACGACGACGACGACGCCGGCGACGCCGAGTTGTGTTCTATTCAGCATTGGTCACCTCGCGTCGTGACACCGGACGGTGGAGACGCCCCGTGG
The genomic region above belongs to Haloferax marinisediminis and contains:
- the leuB gene encoding 3-isopropylmalate dehydrogenase; the encoded protein is MTEEIVVIPGDGIGSEVIPAAVDVLEAVGDFEFVEADAGDHVKEATGEALPQETYDLVAESDATLFGAAGETAADVILPLRTAVDSFVNVRPAKAYPGVDALRPETDLVFLRENTEGVYSGHEDRLSDDLSTLTRVVTTSASERLAEYACDFVGGEGGHFQVAHKANVMRETDGRFRDAVVSVAEKRGVETEEVLMDAFATRVCLDPTQFDTIVCPNLAGDVLSDLAAGLVGGLGLLPSANIGPETALFEPVHGSAPDIAGESIANPAATILSAAMLLDYLDYGEEADRVRSAVEGVLEDGPRTPDLGGDASTEDVTAAILDRL
- the glpR gene encoding HTH-type transcriptional regulator GlpR; the protein is MLPAERKRRIVELVSESDGRSVEDLSEDLGYSKATIRRDLRELEDRGLVERSHGGAVPVTSVAREQTYGQKEVQNLDGKRAIAERAVEELGEGQVVFFDAGTTTMEVARTVPKDGSILAVTNSPRLAIELNEGDNEVKLTGGTLRRRTKALVGPTAEAFMKRTNFDVLVLGTNAFDIESGLTTPNEDEARMKELMVEKSAKVILVADTSKLGRRSFVKFASLEDIDLFITDDELDPATREEIESAGVDVVDGVAR
- the pfkB gene encoding 1-phosphofructokinase, which translates into the protein MIFTVTPNPAVDHTIHFDEPLQPGVVHRTDDAVFTAGGKGINVAKYVSALGVDATASGFLGGHFGKFVRDRLEADDIATDFVNIDDNTRLNTTVLAEDGEYKLNHNGPHITASDVDELVEAAQANEPDTLLVGGSLPGGMPLSAVDRLAHAGDWRTAVDMGGKYLADLEADYIVCKPNRSELAEATGRTVETNEDAIAAARELRDGQFEYVLASLGGDGAVLVTEDDVLSAPALDVEVVDTVGAGDAILSGFIAGLEHGKSDADALRMGILTAARVVGVAGTRVPHLEDVLTNETHVEVTTIRD
- the ptsP gene encoding phosphoenolpyruvate--protein phosphotransferase — protein: MAERTLSGIGVTPLSGVGTVVWYHPDADLPDPPAPEDVDAEAELDRFDEARTVAEDELKTERARTAERVGEEEAAVFDAHVQFLNDPQITDGVTDAIEGGLPAEHAVQETFSTFVEQFENMGGRMGERADDLRDIRDRLVRVLSDGDRVDLSSLPKGSVVVAERLTPSDTAQLDPKRVAGFVTVTGGRTSHAAIFARSLALPAIVGVGDELTSIEDGTDVVVDGEAGDLIVDPDDETKAAAAADADVHVRSGPVETADGVGIEVAANVGTAADLEPAVDRGADGIGLFRTEFLFLDRESPPDEQEQFEAYVEALESFDHSRVVVRTLDIGGDKPVPYLDLPEEENPFLGERGIRRSLGPDADLFETQVRALLRAAGSADGTRLSVMLPLVATLEELHDARDQFDSVAADLADEGIVHEMPEFGIMIETPAAAFMADRFAPHVDFFSIGTNDLAQYVMAAERGNERVSDLGDYRQPAVLQAIDATVSAADGHDCWVGMCGEMAGDPDLTELLVGLGLDELSMSAVTVPHVKEAVTKTDTAAAEALAAHVLAADTKAEVTARLTTGDTPAQEN
- the fba gene encoding class II fructose-bisphosphate aldolase — encoded protein: MPFYGGEELATVYDEALDEGFGLIASNVAEPNVMMGLMEGADRMNSDLLLQLSGGACKFAGNGDPVAGLKAMGTYIETIAEQYDIGVFLNMDHQTNLEFIEQQIELDIPSSIMIDASHEPFDENVATSREVVEMVDAADSNILIEAELGQIKGVEDEIEAEEAFYTDPEQAVEFVDKTGADLLAISVGTQHGVAKGKDLELRPDLAHDIRQELRDHGLDTPLVLHGSSGVQPDQLQEMLKHGICKVNKDTRYQYEYTRTAYDLYRETPEAIVPPEGVEDARDTFFNETEWSPDKSVFDPRVVGRDIRERIADVHAGLTEVSGSAGQTLFK
- a CDS encoding DUF7557 family protein, with product MPQVHLDDATVERLDNLREEDEDYDELINELMNIYEASERTMFHSGDEY
- a CDS encoding DUF5799 family protein; this translates as MVHWTDSIVGDRMTVDREFNDHVMNSRFSSQEWGLIMTATEFEIENADDPDSARIVANTEKVPQIIPELDNIRKQMGAMGGGQQDSSSGGGIVDSIKGALGLGDGGKQSQQEKLEDAERLTQAYADALQEHLETKGKWEQVRVAYQE